A genomic stretch from Salmo trutta unplaced genomic scaffold, fSalTru1.1, whole genome shotgun sequence includes:
- the LOC115181231 gene encoding S-antigen protein-like: MLLGDGNTPYTSNGKTPYTSNGKTPYTSNRKTPYTSNGKTPYTSNGKTPYTSNRETPYTSNGKTPYTSNRKTPYTSNGKTPYTSNGKTPYTSNGKTPYTSNGKTPYTSNGKTPYTSNGKTPYTSNGNTPYTSNGKTPYTSNGNTPYTSNGKTPYTSNGKTPYTSNGKTPYTSNGNTPYTSNGNTPYTSNGKTPYTSNGNTPYTSNGKTPYTSNGKTPYTSNGKTPYTSNGKTPYTSNGKTPYTSNGKTPYTSNGKTPYTSNGNTSYTSNGNTPYTSNGNTPYTSNGNTPYTSNGNTPYTSNGKTPYTSNGKTPYTSNGNTPCTSNGNTPYTSNGNTPYTSNGKTPYTSNGKTPYTSNGNTPYTSNGNTPYTSNGNTPYTSNGNTPYTSNGNTPYTSNGKTPYISNGKTPYTSNGKTPYISNGKTPYTSNGKTPYTSNGKTPYTSNGNTPYTSNGKTPYISNGNTPYTSNGRLPTPFSHFSQYETNGDKWRHIRVE; encoded by the coding sequence ATGCTTCTAGGTGATGGAAATACTCCCTACACTAGCAATGGGAAGACTCCCTATACTAGCAATGGGAAGACTCCCTACACTAGCAATAGGAAGACTCCCTACACTAGCAATGGGAAGACTCCCTACACTAGCAATGGGAAGACTCCCTACACTAGCAATAGGGAGACTCCCTACACTAGCAATGGGAAGACTCCCTACACTAGCAATAGGAAGACTCCCTACACTAGCAATGGGAAGACTCCCTACACTAGCAATGGGAAGACTCCCTACACTAGCAATGGGAAGACTCCCTACACTAGCAATGGGAAGACTCCCTACACTAGCAATGGGAAGACTCCCTACACTAGCAATGGGAAGACTCCCTATACTAGCAATGGGAATACTCCCTACACTAGCAATGGGAAGACTCCCTATACTAGCAATGGGAATACTCCCTACACTAGCAATGGGAAGACTCCCTACACTAGCAATGGGAAGACTCCCTACACTAGCAATGGGAAGACTCCCTACACTAGCAATGGGAATACTCCCTACACTAGCAATGGGAATACTCCCTACACTAGCAATGGGAAGACTCCCTATACTAGCAATGGGAATACTCCCTACACTAGCAATGGGAAGACTCCCTACACTAGCAATGGGAAGACTCCCTACACTAGCAATGGGAAGACTCCCTACACTAGCAATGGGAAGACTCCCTACACTAGCAATGGGAAGACTCCCTACACTAGCAATGGGAAGACTCCCTACACTAGCAATGGGAAGACTCCCTACACTAGCAACGGGAATACTTCCTACACTAGCAATGGGAATACTCCCTACACTAGCAATGGGAATACTCCCTACACTAGCAATGGGAATACTCCCTACACTAGCAATGGGAATACTCCCTACACTAGCAATGGGAAGACTCCCTACACTAGCAATGGGAAGACTCCCTACACTAGCAACGGGAATACTCCCTGCACTAGCAATGGGAATACTCCCTACACTAGCAATGGGAATACTCCCTACACTAGCAATGGGAAGACTCCCTATACTAGCAATGGGAAGACTCCCTACACTAGCAATGGGAATACTCCCTACACTAGCAATGGGAATACTCCCTACACTAGCAATGGGAATACTCCCTACACTAGCAATGGGAATACTCCCTACACTAGCAATGGGAATACTCCCTACACTAGCAATGGGAAGACTCCCTATATTAGCAATGGGAAGACTCCCTACACTAGCAATGGGAAGACTCCCTATATTAGCAATGGGAAGACTCCCTACACTAGCAATGGGAAGACTCCCTACACTAGCAATGGGAAGACTCCCTACACTAGCAATGGGAATACTCCCTACACTAGCAATGGGAAGACTCCCTATATTAGCAATGGAAATACTCCCTACACTAGCAATGGGAGACTCCCTACACCTTTCTCACACTTTAGCCAATATGAGACAAATGGAGACAAATGGAGACATATAAGAGTTGAATAA